A region of the Sarcophilus harrisii chromosome 3, mSarHar1.11, whole genome shotgun sequence genome:
cgaaagttatttttaaaaataattttaatttttcaatttcttgagCACTTATAAAATATCTGAAAGTTTTTGAGAAACTCTGAAGAAagttaatacattaaaaaagaaaaagtgaataatCACAttaataataaaggagggaaaataaagtTCTATCTTTTATACATTCCACATCTCactttttccataaaaataatttgaagatagAAATTGGTAAACTCAATTTTGGTTGGGGAAATAGACTAAACTTCTTATCATTATTATGGTAAATAAGATAATTGTTTTATTGTCGTAtactaataatattaaaattcttaggtttctttaaattttatatataggcAAGACTAAGaatgttattttaataatttgaaactatattgATAATTCACTTCATGTTGCCAATTAACAGATTCCTTTGAGTAGTACTACATGAAATCTTCAGGAAGTCTTATCTGAATGGAAGTGAATTTATTTGAAGCATAACATGAATGTAAGTAAGTTTAGAGGACATTTTTCAACTTCTTAATCAGATTgacaataaaaaatgaacatatgCCTTTCTAGATTAATTAAGCAAAGCCTGACTTTACACAATACCAGTTACTTAAAACActaaaaggttaaataacttacccagagaTTGAGACAGACATGTATGTGTCTATGTTTATGAACGTTCATCTATGTGGCagcacttgaactcagatcctcctaactccaggccagCTCAATATCTTCAAGGTCAGGCTGCCTATtaggcactgagaatacaaagacaaaaatgaatctcAGCTTTCAATGAGCTTGCATTCCACAAATTAAATAAAGAACCTCATATAAATTCTTTCTGCCAAAAATATACCCTCttgcttttaaattttctgtttattctgcTTGGAATTGTTGTATTAGGTAAGTTTATAGAAAGAgttgtggagggaaaaaaattaaatgttaatatCAAGACCAATGGGTAAATGATTCTTTGACTCTTGAGGGACCAACATAATCAGTCCTTTAAGAAATTAAGCTTGCAGAactatttctatctcttctcaTATTGAGTTTAATGATGTTATTTCTAAATTCACTTCTGCATCTTGGTGTGCTTGAGAAAAATGGGTATCGTAAGCAGATAAAATCCTAGGATAGAAATTCTAGTAGTGATGATGATTCATCTGAATCTTCCCCATGTAAAATATATTCTGTAGGAAATTTTGTGCATCTTAGAAATGCATCAATTCACTGTgtgcttattaaatattaattaccaATTAATTAAATTGCTAATACTGAGTAAATGTTTTGCAGTaatgatgcaaagaaaaaaatataacagtCTTCGTTGTCAAGGAACTCAAATTTTATGGGAAATTTTTCACAGCAGTAAGATACTTTTCGCCCAATAGTAATTGTCTGTTCAGCCTTGCAAATAAATTTCAATAAGTTGTCTGTTTTATGATTAAAATCTgctattttatgaataaaatgttattgGTCTTTCCCCCAGATATAGAGGACTTTTAAAACTGgcctttactttcttcatctatttagCATAAACCATTACTTGCTCATTTTAAAGCAAGATAATATGGAATGATTCAAATCTTACAACAACCACATCCAAATAAACTCTACATTAATGGAGATGTTAAATAACAATTGGTTATCAGGTATTTTTGAGTACTCATCATCTAACCTTAGCCAAACTTTACATATCCCTTAAATCTACAATGATTTGGAAGGTAGGGAATTTTGTCTCAGACTATAATGTTAATATACTTCCTAAAGTATTCACTTAATCTCAGGAAGGAACTtttttcatgggaaaaaaattttcaggttataaacatatttttgaacACTGATatatagtattatttttatttatttctagtgGTTCCTGATAACACAGGAGTTGAGTTTCCAAAAATTTATGAAGCAGTCAGCATATGTAGAAGAACTTAAGTATGACTTCAATGAAAAGGCTGAATTGAGACATACAGAAACACATGAGCCCTTCATCTTTAATTATTACAAAAATACCCTTGAGAGAAACAGCAAGCGCTACCAGGCTCTTGGCCATTTGCTTGAATGTTACATTTATGAACTCCTGGAGAAGGTGTGCAAACTACACAAAGTATATATCCCAATTCAGGCTATTATGGAACCAAGGAGCTTCTTTTTCATGAGTGAAAATGCATTGACtaatccttctcttcttcttgtcGTCCTTCAAGACCATGGAGTTTTTCGAGCTGGGCAGTGGAGTCAACAGACTATTGTCCGTCATGGCCTACAACATGGAAGTCAAATTCCTTGTATTCAACTAGCATTGCAGTCAGATTATGGTATCATTGTTTTAAACCCCAATGATAATTTCatggatttaaaactagaaaaagattGTCAAAGTCCTGTAAGATACCCTATTGAGTCATCTTCCAGAGAAATGTTTCACACTGGGAACCCGTTTTCTTTTCCAAGGCTTTCCCAGTGTATTCCTAAAAAGCATAGTAGTACACCTGAGGAACATACTGCCTACATctggaatcatttcattttaaaaagtgcaGCTAGGAATGTAGCTTTTATTGTCCATGGTTATGGAGGTTTGGTATTCATGGACTTACTTGTTCAGAAAAAGTGGGAAGTAATGAACAAAGTATATGCTGTAGCTCTTATTGATTCTGCACACCATATAGAGCATCAGCTAGGAAATGATACACAGCTATTAGCATGGATAAAACACCACTGTCGTGAATGGATAACAAGCCATAAGCCATTGGATAAACCTGTAGCCACTGTTTTGAAAATGGATTGTCCAAAGGTTTCTGCTGGTACAGAAAATCATAGCTTAGCACCTTCTACCAGCCTACAATCAATTTTCAAATACctcaaaaatgctttaaaagcCAAAACATCTGTTCATTTTTCTCGAATGCCAATTGTAACTAGAAGCtgcacaaaaagaaaacaaagcacttaggaaaaaaaagacttaccATGCCTGCTCCTTAAAAAGCTGCAGTAAGAATGTGGGGATGAAAAGGCAGATTTCACCTCTTCCCAACCTTGGCGTATTGGAAAACTATatgattttgaattttgtttttcataaagaaatgtgttttttttttattttgcagtcTTTTATAGGATAAAGTAAACTTCCAGTCGGCTATTTTTTGCACTTTACAAGATtactttaaaatccatttttagaactgttttatttttaaaaagccactttcttgagaatttaaaaatagttatgaCAATTACTACAGCTTAATTCAGATTTAgagcaaattatattctttgatttaTAAATGACTTTGGGAACTCtgtaaaactaaagaaaattaaacaCAATGTGAACAGCAtctatgttttctcatttatttatccTTTAATAAAGTGAGATTGGCTTTGAGTTTATGGTGCATCATTAATGTAATGGTACATAAATCAAGTTTCTCTCGCCATAAAACCTATAAAGGGAAGGCTTAAAGTATGGAGAACTCTTCTAGGACTTGTATTTGCATAATAACTAAAAGCCCTTTCCATCTATAaccttatttgagcctcacaaaaaCCATAagatatcattatcatcattttacagaagatgagGCTTAGAGAAATTATCTATAGACTTATAATTAGGTGATAtcttaaaatagattaaaatgaaaCTTCTACCTTATTTGACAATACATATGTATCCAGATTTTTTCCTTAACTGTCTCTACTGTAACCAATGCTCCTTTTTCATCTTAACACCCTCCCCACCATGAGAAAGAGCTAGAAGAGTGTCTTTCTGAGAAGCCACTCAACTGAGTTCTGCTATAAATACTGTGATAAAAAGCTGCTTGAGCTACTTATAGGATAACACATTTTGaggtaaaagatttttttattttgcttctaattttaacatgaaataaaatggacatttctGTAAACCTAGTTGGACAGAAAATTAATTGTAAATGAAATTCAGATCTCGGTTATATacaatttgcatttccttttgagCATATAAATGCAACGTGTAACTTTCAAAGTTATCTGGCTCATGCTTCTTTATGGtcttcttttgcatttaaaaaaatatgctttttgacttattgctattttatttgctttcttattGCCCTCATCATTCCACTTtcctaaatgaaaaagaaaaacaaagatctttttagtataatcaaacaaaataaattcttacaTTGACTGTGGCCAAAAATGTATATCTTATTCTACATCTTGAatccatctcttctttctcaagAGTTGGATTGCAGGCTTCCTTAGTCCTCTGAAATTGTTGCACTAATCAGAGTAGAGGAACAGAAAAAGGGACAGGACATATTTCTAAGCTTCCATACCCTGTTCCACAACTCCTCCCAAAGTCTTGGAGACCCAAACTACAGGAATTAATCCCAAAATTTGGTACCAGTGTGGTAATGTTCTAAACTGCTGGTGCTGAGTCAGAGAACTAAGAAAGAGGAGAACAGGACACCAAGTGTAGAGGACCTATGTGACACTCCACTAACCCTGAAGCAAAGAACATGGCATCCATCTGGGCACAGTTCTGTCCCTCCAAGTTACTTGGGGCAAAAATCTAAGCTGGTAAACCGTGACCATATTAATATAATCAGAAATTGTTATAACTATGCAACCatgtcaaattttaaaatatgggttTCTTAAACACTCAAACATTTTATTGGATCTGCTATCCCATCTTGGGATATTCCTTCCATTGAGGAGGCTAAGACATTTTAAGATCCAGCCTCCAGCGAAACCACCATTAAAGAACATAGTCAATAGATGAAATCACCAAAAGATTTCAAGAGAAAAACTCAAAGAtcttgaatataatgaaataaatgaatatctaAAACATTAATAGAAGAAGGAAATATGATTGCCATGTCAAGAAAACTAGTTCAGGCATTGATGAAACAgtgcaaaacaaaggaaaataatatagtatttgaaGATACATAGGATCTAGTAGAATTTGGAGAGAACGTGGAATCACAACATAATGTTCTGAGTGGTTGAGAGTctagtagaatttattatgctttagctgaggCAAAAGGGTAGCAATCATGGTTTCAagcaaagttaaagctaaaatagatctaatcaaaagagataaacaggAAAATGACATCATGATGAAAGGTACCATACATAATGAAGTATTAataattattgtaataataaaacaataagaataaaagtaataattCTATCAATATGAAATCTATGTGCACAAATGCTTTAGCATCCAAATTGTAAAGGAAAAGGTAAATGAAttacaaatagaaatggaaaactattcagtctcaaaattagataaagctaaacaaaaaattaagaaggaGACATACAATTATAGATAACATAGCTGTCTGGAgagaattgaatgggaatagaaaaatatatatatctgggTGGTATATGACCTGCAAAAATTggctatatattaggacataaaaactttgTATTTAAATGTAGCAAAGTGGAAATACTAAATGTATCCATTTCAaatcataattaataaaaattatatttaataagggGTCatgaaaacagatcaaaaattaAATAGGGAAAAAACAACCTGAtattaaagaatgagtgggttaaagaataaattataataaagaataatttcattaaagaaaatgacaataatgagacaacatatcaaaacctatgaTATGCAGCAAGGCAGTAATCAAAGGAAAACATATTCCTAAATGTTTATGTCAATGAAACAGAAACCAATCAACTggtatgtaattttaaaaactagaaaagaacatttaaaatccccaattaaatatcaaattggaaatcttaaaaattaaaactgagatTATCAAATTAGatgtaagaaaaccattgaataaAACTACAAGTTTGTTttgtggggagaaaaaaatagaccatcagttaatatgatttttaaaagagaaagaagagtcaaattagtagcatcaaaaatgaagaggGTGAATATACTACTGATGAAGAtgaaacttattattattataagaattatatcattatatatatatgattataagaATTATGTAGAATAATTATaagttattttgcctaattatattccaataaatttaagaatctaagtaaaatggaggaatacttacaaaaacataaacttcctagattaacagaaaaggtaattaaaatatctgaataaatctatttaaaaaaaaaaaagaaattgaaacgaCTATAAAAGAGTTTCCAAAGTAAAAAAGCCTCTGAAATAAATGGATTTGCAAGTTAATTCTACCAGACATCTAAAGATCAACTAATTTCAATgttaaatcatttaaaacaatAGGCAAAGGGATCCTGTCAAataaactccttttatgaaataaatatggtgctgtattttattctgcttcttttttttttttaacaagtttgattttatttttcttgtgcagcacaataattgtataaacatgtatgcatatattggatttaacatttctaccatgtttaacaatactggactgtttgccatctaggggagagtgtgggggaaaggaaggaaaattgtaataaggttttgcaagggctaatattaaagaattgtccatgcatattttttgaaaaataaaaagctttaataaagtaaataaataaatatgttgctGATAATTAAACCAGTaagagtaaaaacagaaaattatagattaatttcACTAgtgaatattgattttaaaaatcttaaataagatacaagctaagagaatacaaaaataatcACAAAGATTATTCATTCTGATCCAGTGGGATTTATACTAGTAATGCTGGCATATATAATGGTTTAACATAAAGAAATCTATTAAAGTtagcaaaaatcatataattatagatggaaaaaattttttttataaaatacaacactcatttctATTGCAAACACTTGAACCAAATAtattaatggaatttttttttcttaaaacattaaGAAGCATCTGTCTAAAACTATCAagaagcattatttgtaatggagattgactagaagccttcccaaatAAGACCAAACATGAAACAAAGATGGCTactatcaccaatattattcaattttaGAAATGCTAGACAGCAATGAGAAAAACTATTATAGAAATCAGAATGGGcaatgaggtaataaaactatctttttttttgcagatatGATAATACTTGGAATGTcttagagattcaactaaaacttagttgaaaaataaataattttaactgAGTAGCAGGACATATAATAAaccataaatcatcagcatttccttATATTATTAATAGAACCCTTCAGGAagagatttaaattaaaattaaaattaattttttaaaattaaaactactgaaaaattttaaataattttagacaCTATGAAATACTTGGGACTATACCTGCCAAGATAAAACCAGGAACTGTATGGACAGAATTATAAATCTTTTCTATaccaataaagtcaaatttaaacatTGGAGAAATATTGATTGTTCACAGGTAAGTAGGGCCAATATCATTAAAATGACAATTGTACCAAACTAAcctacttatttaatgccattTCAATTACATTaccaaaaaatcattttgttgagttagaaaagaataataaattacatttggaaaaacaaaaggtcaaggaattagtggaggggaaaaaaaaaccagaagtaaAGGAAGGAGTTTTAGCAGTATCAGATTTTAAACTATATGgggcaataattatcaaaattatccagtactaagaaataaaaagatcagTCAGTGCAACAGAGAAGACATAAAACACAccatattaaattattatagtaatcttgtgtttgacaaatgAAAAGCTTTAAGCTATGGGGATGAGAATTCACTGTTAAAAATTCTTGAGAAAATTATAAAGTGGTCTGGCAGAAATGGAGCATAAACCAGTATTTACACCATTTattaagataagatcaaaagggatatatatatatatatatatatatatatatctcatataaagggagatataagcaaattagaagtatatagaatatattaccTTCCAGGCTTATGGTAGGAGagcaatttatgaataaataagagagagagaacattgtgAGGTATAAGAtgaataattctgattacattaaattaaaaagtttgggGGCAAATGAAACCATTGTAGCCAAGCTTAGAGGGAAAGTAGAAAATTCACCCCCAAAACTTTACAGACACACATAAAGGTTTCAAATctcaactatatagagaactTTCTACAAGTTTCATATCATCTCACATccatcaaattggctaaaatgacaaaagtgaaaaatgacaacgattggaggggatgtagaaaaataacatcaatattgtttGAGGAACAACTAAATTATTTtcagtattataaatattcatattaacTACAAAGTACTTAGGAAGtactccagagaaaaaactgataaaaagaagcaaatatagTGTTATTTTACAAacaatgtatacacacacacatacacctatcTGTGTTTAATGGTGACTGACCTTTTCTAacaaaaaggggagaggaagaaaaaattggagaacaaaagaaaactcaaacAGAAGCTTATATATGCAAGGTAGTTTTGAAAATGATGTGTAGTATTTATTGCatgatttttcattatttcataatgaattctttttttgtgttgtgCTGCATACATGGaaatttttgttgtcttttcgtatgtaagttcaaaatgaataaaaacaataatagcttcttccctccctcatctttttaaatttctttggttTACAGACCTAGCTGGATCtgtgatactgctggatcaaagggtacaattttatagcactttgggaaTAATTCTAACTTGTTTTTCAGAATAGTTTGACCAGTTTGAAACTCTACCAATGGtatattaatattcccattttcccacatctcctccaacatttgtcagcCAACCTCACTGGTATGAGGTAGTGCctcagagctattttaatttgaatttctctaatcaatagtgatttagggctttttttttttttttttcatatgactatgtaGCTTTGAATTCTTTGTCtggaaactgcctgttcatatcttttgaccatttaacaattgaggaatgacttgcgttcctataaatttaatttagttctCTGTATACTTGAGAAATTAGGCTTTGTCAAAGATAAAATCCTttccctctccacccccacctccaattttctgctttcttttctaattttggttacattggagggttttatggaaaaacttttaaatattatgtaatcaaaattacccattttacattttgtaatgttctgtATATCTTCTTTGgaaataaattcttcccttatccattcCATATGCATTCTACCCTTTCCTAATTCGCTTGtggtattaccctttatgtttaaatcatataatttggaaatacctaacaaaataaaaatgcaaataatgttGATATGTGGTTTTCTAACAACATGTTGTCCGCAGGGATCCTTATGTGTGGCTTACTGGTCTGTAaactatttgagtttgacatcacttgCCTAGAAAAGTAGAGCAGGGGGTTGATGAAAACAGGGAGAGAAACCCTCTTgggaaatgaagcaaaaaatgaaattttaaaatctaatgaaGATATCTAattgaaggggaggagaaaagagaatgcatttgagggataaaaaaaaaagtgaggggaagaaggagaacaaattaaatagatttttaaaaagtaaataaaagggaATTAT
Encoded here:
- the LOC100918193 gene encoding putative protein FAM172B, with product MNWFLITQELSFQKFMKQSAYVEELKYDFNEKAELRHTETHEPFIFNYYKNTLERNSKRYQALGHLLECYIYELLEKVCKLHKVYIPIQAIMEPRSFFFMSENALTNPSLLLVVLQDHGVFRAGQWSQQTIVRHGLQHGSQIPCIQLALQSDYGIIVLNPNDNFMDLKLEKDCQSPVRYPIESSSREMFHTGNPFSFPRLSQCIPKKHSSTPEEHTAYIWNHFILKSAARNVAFIVHGYGGLVFMDLLVQKKWEVMNKVYAVALIDSAHHIEHQLGNDTQLLAWIKHHCREWITSHKPLDKPVATVLKMDCPKVSAGTENHSLAPSTSLQSIFKYLKNALKAKTSVHFSRMPIVTRSCTKRKQST